TGAGATGGAATAAAAATgggtttgttttcattctaTCTCTCTTGAACTTaaaagaatttgaaaatgtaaaggtTAAGTTGTTCAACACCACACATTGTCTACTTACAGTAGATGTATTACTTTTTATCTCTATATgtatagacatttttttctatatttgcaGATGTTCTTCTACAATGTCCACATGCTACCATCAGATCTGTTTGATCAGAGCTTGAGTTTCCGGGTAAGCATGATGCATTTCAGTTTTGACCTCCTGTCCTCTGTCAATAAGTATTAATATATAAACTGTGTATTAttgctctcctctctgcaggtgTATGATTCCTATTCACTGAGGGCGGACAGTCTAATGGGGGAATTCAAGGTGCTtggtctccctccctcttccaaTAAATTTTAATATGTAAAGAGTGTGGTTGATGTGTACATAGAGTCTGGCTGATCTCATTTCGTTCTCTCATATAGCTGGACGTTGGTTATGTTTATGATGAACCAGGTACGTTTTTCACAAACCACAAACTTGATTTGTGTGTCATTTACATTTGCACAGAAATGGCTGTTGTCTGACGTATATAGGTCAAAATGTGAGAGGGTTGTATAATTGCTTTTTGTTTATgtaatttgatgaaaaatgcatttatataaTGCAATTAATGTGATTAacatgaaactgtgtcaaagtcTATTTAtatgatttgtctgttttttttcatttcttattaAAGCAGCtataattaatatttattttagtaaCATAGTCCTatttctgtgtgaatgtgttgctAATTATTATTAATCCACAGAGAAAATTATCACTCTACAGTCGATTTAGCATCTTGATACAAAAgcttgttgttttagtttttcaagCTTAACTGTTCAGGTTTTCTCTTATTGCTCtcatagtgttgttttttgggcTACAAATTTTACTCTGATTATGACTTTGAGAGGAAATAATATGTATACGTGTGTAAGCACATGTTGCTTTTCATTCCCTTTTACATTCCATCTGATGGCAGGGGGGTTTTAAGGGACCAGGCAAAAGGGACCTGGGGACCTACATCGAACTGGGGGCCTTCCCCCAATGGTGTCTGTCTCCTGTACATAGGCGATCATATAATTTAAGAGGATTCTAACAAAAAATTTTGTTGCTGTGAACCAATATTATTAGCCGTTCCTTGGGGCCCCAGGGAATTTCCTGATTTGCCTATCTTGTTGCAACGCCCCTGCCAGATGACCCAGTCTGTATTAAGGAGGTATGTGTCCTTTATGTGCTGTATTTATATGCGTTTGTCCTATTGCAGCCCACTGCGTCATGAGGAAGTGGGTTCTGTTGAATGACCCAGATGACTCCAGCTCTGGGGCTAAAGGCTACCTTAAAGTCAGCCTGTTCGTCGTGGGGACCAGAGATGAGCCTCCGGTACAACACGCATGCCGACGTTCACtggctgtttcctgtttccacatGTAAATAAGGGGGCCACGCCCCTCGCTCTCTCACAGACTCTCTTCCATTCCTTTCTATCTCCCATACACAaggtggagaagagggagtccAGTGACGACATAGATGACATAGAGAGCAACCTGCTGGTGCCGGCCGGTGTGAATCTGCGATGGGCCACCCTGTCGCTGAAGGTGTTCAGAGCTGAGGACGTTCCTCAGAGTGAGACCAGCTTTAGATTTATAATTATTTAGTTACACCAACATACTCAAAACACACTCGaaaaacatattatatatattataatactgTATAGTACAATCAGTAATGATTGATAATTAATTAGGTCCTTCaatgttttctcatttcagtgGATGATGCTTTCGTCCAGACCCTGAAAGAAATGTTTGGAGGAGATGAAAACAAGAAGAACCTGGTGGATCCTTTCCTAGAGGCCCGCTTTGCAGGCAAAAAGGTCCCACCTGATCATTTGTCCCTTCGTTTAGGTGCAGTGTTAAACCTAAGCAAGCCGGGTACTATATTGTCCAACGGAAGAAAAGCTGATGTGTGCTTTTgctgtctctgcagctctgcactcAGATAATTGAGAAAAATGCAAACCCAGAGTGGAACCAAGCTCTGCACCTTCAAGTCAAGGTAACAAGTCGTCAGGATGAAGAGCTGTAGCGCGAACGTAAGAAAGTGATGGACATTGTTGATGAATTATCAGTCTCACTCTGTTcctgttctctttttttgtcatttctatAGTTCCCCTCTATGTGTGAGTCTGTCAAACTGACAGTCTTTGACTGGTGAGTAAAACAAAACTCCAATTTCCACTTCAGAGATGTTCTGATTGTGTTCAGGAAGTAAGGGATGTGGGAACTTTGTGGTACTTTGCTCTCTCAATATTTCTGCAGTGTGGTCAgctattgtatgtgtgtgtctgtacttgAGAATAATGTAGCAGCATATGACTCAGGCAGCGCAGGCTCCTCCCTGTCCTTCAATAACAAACTCAGGGATCCTGTTGGCGCCGTATCTCGGCTGATTTTCATCACAGTGTGTTTCCGAGTGAGTCAGCTGCAAGATAACCACAGTTCCGGGAAGGCTGAAGGGAAATAAGTGCAAGAGGAAAGGATAAAAAAGAGTGTGCCCCTCAGAAGGTGTTGAAAACCCACTTGAGTTCCAGGGAAAACCGATTCCCCttttgaaaactaaaacatttataCAGAAACAACAAGATATCTTTCTATTCCATACACTTCCTTCATATAggcagggaaaaaacaaagaaagtgcgccttcattttgaaatgtgcGTACACAGTGTAAAGTAACTGTCTGATTGCAGGGATCGTATGACGGGGAATGATGCTATTGGCACCACATACCTGAACCTGGCCAGGATAGCCTCCTCTGGTGGAGAGATAGAAGGTATTGGTTCTAGatttttgaagaaaacataacaataaaaattggcttaagaaaaaaaagcttaataagttgtgtatatatatatatatatatatatatatatatgcattataTATAACAATTTTGCAGTAACTAATGTCACTCTTATGTTTCTGTTCAGATTAACTTCTAAATATTACTTGAATTGTCCTTTTTCTCCTGGCGTAGAGGAACATGCGGGACAAGGGGAAATGTCATCGTATGAAGGTTCACCCGTGCTCTTTTTGCTCTGCGTTGCATGAGATGTGCCTCATAAAGCATGTTGTGCACGCCGATTACCTGAATAGGTTTAACTCTGTTTGTGCACACTGCAAATAAACCTATGCTATGCTCTGTCTAGACATTAGTATTTGAATGTCTATTTTCGTTTTTTTTGGTTGCCATAGTGCCAGCCACTTGCTTCCACCGTTTCCACCTGAATCTGTCCATCACCGCCGCCTCAAATAAAGCAACACTGATATACTAACATTAAAGCTTTGCTTTGATTAGCCTGAGTCTATTTCAGGAAAAAGTTGATTCAGGTTCCTTCTCTCTACAGCTAAGAGTGGGGAGGCTGAGGTGGGTTTCCTGCCCGTCTTCGGGCCCTGCTTTGTCAACCTGTATGGCAGCCCCAGAGAGTTCACCGGGCTGCCAGACCCCTATGAGGATCTCAATCATGGCAAGGTAGTGATATCATTAATTagactcatttttttcttgttttctcatATAATATGAGGCACCTATAATCGAAAACTCCCTTTTCACTTATCAATGTCCACAATCCTTATAATgtcttttcaacatttcatatcATCGTGTTGTCATTGCACAGGGGGAAGGAGTGGCGTACAGGGGCAGGATCTTGGTCGAGCTGTCCACTAAGCTCGAGGGGAAAGTAGACAAACCAGTAGACAGTATCCACAGCGATGACATCCTAGTGGCACAGGTATTGTAACTATTTATCCACCGGTTGATACCTGACGAGGGTCGTTGAGTATGACAgcagtgtgtttatattttcctCTTCTCGTTCCCTTTACCTCTTTCTGTGCATCAGAAgtaccagaggaggaggaagtatTGTCTGTGTGCGGTCTTCCACAGCGCTTCCATGATTCAGGAACCTGGGGAACCAATCCAGTTTGAGGTCAGCATCGGTAACTATGGCAACAAACTGGACACCACCTGCAAACCACTGGCCTCCACCACTCAGTATAGCTGTGCGGTATTTGATGGTGAGTGATGAAGCTGTTATCTGATGCGGTACTTTTATTCACGCACTTTAGACACATGCAGAACCTGTGTAATTGGATTTCTTGAATGGTTTCGCAGGTAACCACTACTATTACCTGCCCTGGGCAAACACTAAACCAGTGGTAGTGGTTACTTCATTCTGGGAGGACATCAGCCACCGTCTGGACTCTGTCAACATCATCCTCTACATCGTTCATCGGCTGGTAAGACTGCTCTATCCTCTGTAATCCTCAACaactttgattgattgattgcttGCAGTTTTTCAGCGACTAAATTGAGTATTGAACTAAAgtttgttatgtgtgtgtgtactgtacatgttccAGCATGAGTCTGTCATGGGGGTTTAAAATGGGAGCGTAATCTTCAcccatattttgttgttgtttcagcaATCTAACCTGGAGGCGTTTAAAACTGCCATCTTGGCTAAAGTCTCTGACAACCAACTTGTAGAGGTGTGGCTGAAGTTGCTCAATCAGCTGATTGAAGACCTAGAGAGGTGAACTGAGGCTGAACGACGAACCAGTTCTGTTGTCTATGCATCttttaatgttataaaatatcaGATGAACCCAAGAGAGTcttgaaatgtgtttaattaTAAATAACCTGTGAaccaaaaatgttaaatgcagTGATGTATTGAGAGTTAACTGGGCTATTGGTCAGTATGATCCCGgtcaatgtctttgtttttgactGAACTGAATAGTAGCTCGTCTGCTCTCCCTCAGTTTCCCGACACCAGAGTTGGAGGGACGCTCCAACCTCACGTCTCTGGACATCCAAATCAAAAAGCTGCGAGACAGCGCTTTGACGGCCATTCTGAATGGAGTCAGACACATGAGAGAGGAATCCATGGAGATCAGAGACACTCTGTCTGACATTGAGTGCTGGGCAGACAAACTGCAAATGTTGGCTGAGGAGGTACAAACAGACTGCGCGTtttcttaaaaatgtgtttagatTTTTCTGTGCAAATTATTTGTAGGTGATCGGAGAGCTGCCTATTCACGTTCACTAGTGCTGTCATATGTCATGTGCTCAGAAACCAAAAAACACTCACCTGAAATATTGGGGAAATTATCTTTCTTACTGCTGCATTTAAGCATTTGAAATGACACTATGGTCCGAGGGGACTTCAAAACAAGGTGATTTACCATCAAGGACAAAGTATTTATTTCTCACTTGATAGACAGTCTATCCATAGTACTGCATCCATTCACATGTTCTTATTCTCACTGTGTCCAGCCCCAGAGCAGCATGCCTGACGTGATCATCTGGATGCTCCGGGGTGAGAAGAGAGTGGCCTACAGTCGCATCCCCGCTCACCAAGTCCTTTTTTCCACGTACAGTGAGCAGGCCTGTGGTCAACACTGTGGCAAGACACAGACTATCATTTTGCAGGTACACATCTGGACTCCAAAGAAAAATCAAGGAAAGATTAGGAAAACTGTTATAGCAATGAGTTGCATTCGATTTTTTCGAAAAACACTGCGCCAGACTTCAGTTTCTCTGAAATTATAATGCtcatatggttttatttttccattcccCTCAGTACCCCATGGATAAGGAAAAGGGCTTGAAGGTGCCGGTTCAGATTAGAGTCAATATGTGGCTGGGTCTGTCTGCTcatgaaaaaaagttcaactcCTTCTCTGAGGGAACCTTCAGTGTGTTTGCTGAGTTGGTAAGATAAACATGACTTTTAAAGCCGAGCAAGAGTTTCACTTAGGAATGTGTTTACTTGTCTGTATTCACAAAGTATTGCAGGGTAATGTTGTAAGTAGATCTTGAATCTTTGAAGTTGTTAATATTATTTAGTAAATGTTGGCTTTCAAGTGAAATCAGCACCTAAATTGAGACACGTCCTCCTTTCCATTACAGTACGAGAACCAGGCCAAGGTGTTTGGGAATTGGGGGACAACGGGACTGGTGGGACGCCACAAATATTCAGATGTAACGGGCAAACTGAAGCTGAAACAAGAGTACTTCATGCCGCCCAGAGGATGGGAGTGGGAGGCCGACTGGTTGATTGACCCAGAGAAAGCGTGAGTAAAATTGGGAGAAGACAATTTGGcatctccctccccctctctgaaCGAGACGAAGACCTTGTAATTCCATGTTTGAGGAATGAGGCAAATTTGTCTTAATGGAAGTTTCACTACTGCTAATTATGGATGAATGTGTGCGTTTTTTACTGCCCCACTGAACACGTACATGTTTGGACTGTGTGAACTGCTCGCTACTGTTTACATTCCTCTCATTCCATAGAAAAAAGATTGAATGACTAAGTCCAAGATTGTGCCAGTGAGCTGGAAGTTGTTTCCATTGACCTTTTAATCCTCAACTAAAGAACAACTActctttgcactttgcatttatataatttgtttgattttccaTGTACCAAATATCATTAGTACATTTCTGTGAGCAAGTTCTTCTCATGAGACTGTAAATCTATGTACAGACAGGtgacaaaataaaggaaatagGTGGAGAGTCTTAACAAATGCAGAGCTGTTCAGACAGGGCTAAAGAAGAGAACATTGTTATGCCATAATAGAACTAAAccattacacattttttaatagaTGAATAAATGTCTGTGTGGAGCATCACAAGGAACCACACCTTAAAGATCCAACTTGACAGCttgattttaataaaacctTTTACCTGAATAACTTCCAACATGTAAAAAGCCCcagttaaaaacacacagaccccGCCCTCTCTCTGACGGCCTCCATTGGTGTACCAGGGTGTCCTGTCCAAGGTTTACTTTGGGTGACATTTAGTAGCTTTCCttatattttacacacacacacagaaaacttcATGTTTGACATTGTGTTTCAGTCTGCTGACAGAGGCCGATGCAGGACACACTGAATTCATGGATGAGGTATTCCAAAATGAGACTCGCTTCCCTGGTGGAGAGTGGAAGGCTGCCTCTGAGCCCTTCACTGACGTGGTGAGAACAGCACACTCGTATTCAAATAATGTGctttaaatatcaaacaatcAAACGCACCTAGTTGAGCTTTTTCTGTGtcattgtgacacacacacacacacacacacacacacacacacacacacacacacacacacacacatgcacacacttcaCTCCTCCAATGACATTTATGAAATAGCATGTGAGAACctatacacaaaaataaacaaataaaaaatgaatgtgtggagctaatgatttttttgtgttttgcagaatGGAGAAAAGAGCCGTAACCCTGGAGAGTTTGATTGTCCTCCAGGTTGGACCTGGGAGGATGAGTGGAATGTGGATGACAACAGAGCTGTGGATGATCAAGGTACAGATTCACACTTGCTTCACAGTTTAACGCTAGaaagtattttgtttgtttttttatctatcAGGCGGTTTATCTCCAGGTGTATGTAGTCAATTCAAAAGTGCAAAGTGAGTCTGAAACATCTGTCTTGGTATTCCTTGGCTCTGACTTACTATAGCCTCCTTGTCAGATAAGATAGGTGATAAAAATAGCTCGTAGACTGGGCCTTTTCACAGGCTGTAGGACTGTTCTCAGGGTGGgtgttggttctgtgtggtatgacagtaaatgtaaaaaagccTATTATGGTAGAATTTGTACCATGTATTGTCTTATTGTGTGattgtacatgtttgtgtgtttgtaccttaCAGGCTGGGAGTACGGAGTGACCATTCCTCCAGACGACAAGCCTCGGTCCTGGGTCCCGACAGAGAAGGTGTACCACGTCCACCGCAGGAGAAGGCTGGTTAGGCCACGCAAGCGAGCTACACTTCCTGGAGGAACACCTGTGGAGGTCAGCATAGGACAGTAGGGCAGTACTGCATGTAATGTAGCAGCATTTGCAAGTTTTATGTCATTTAAGTTCTTTTTAAATAGGATGTTTTTACTGGTATCCAGGTGTCTCGGTCACGAATTTATCATGGTGTATAATTGAGCATCAattattttaaaggaaaatacaagTTTGAGCAACATGTTTATCCctaaacacagagacaagatCGAGGTGACCCTGAGGGATGGGAATTCTCTTCTCTGATCGGCTGGAAGTTCCACAGGAAGGAGCGTTCAGGCGATACGTTTCGTCGAAGGCGCTGGAGGCGCAAGATGGGACCAGAGGACCGCCTTGGAGCGTCTGCTATCTTTCAACTGGAAGGTGCATTGGTGagtaaagggagaaaaaaaataatttcggATGTGGACCATAGTTTAGGTCTGATTTCACAcagatggagcctgattatgaGTAGACTGAATAGATACAATTCAGAGAGGCATACAGTTTAAGTATCCATCCCTGTACAAATAGGAAGCGATGCCACGTAAACCAGATCTGGGATAACTGCAtcattgaatattttcaaatatttacaaaggTATTAACCACGTCCACAGTGCCGTGGCACTGACTCACTCAGGTGTCTGTTTGGTTTACTTTGCAGGGTGTTGATactgaggagaaagagaaaggctCAAAGGCCGGTTCCTCCAAGCTCTTTGGTGCCAACACGCCCACTGTATCCTGTGCCTTTGACAGTGAGTGATGCCGATACCAACGAACATACAAATGAACTTGCTCTTACATAAACAAGCATGGATATATGCTAAACACCGACGGCATACACTGCtcagctgcaacattaaaaccacCTGCACGTAAAAGTGTGAAGGTCCCCCTCGTGGACCTGAGGTTTACATTGCATTCTAAGAAGATAATCCATCTTATCCACTTAACCTGTCAGTGGTTttgatgttgtggctgatcagtgtacaTGTAAATGTCTGTTATGATACACAGCATACACATGTGATCTTATTCTATTTCTATGCACCCCCCTCCCGCTATAGGGCCATATGTGTACCATCTGCGTGTCTACATCTATCAGGCACGGAACATGTCATCTATGGACAAGGATAGTTTTTCAGGTAAGATTTAAATTGTTGATCTACATATCAAAAGCCTTAGGTTCTAATAACCATATCAAGTCTGCCAACTATTAAACCACCTGTTGTTTTCCTTCACAGATCCGTATGCACACATCTCCTTCCTGCATGTCAGTAAGACAACAGAGAAGCTGCGAGCAACGCTGAACCCAACCTGGGACCAAACTCTGATCTTCAGTGATGTGGAGATTTATGGTGACCCCCAGAACATTTCTAACCACCCCCCTGATGTCGTGGTGGAGTTCTACGACCATGACCAAGTGGTAGGTCGTGGAAAATATACACGGAGAAACCCTTTGTTTAATACAACCTATCTATGTTGTTTGTGCTTAATGAACGACgttgtaatataatattatacaCCTAAATTTGACCCTGTGTGGTTCAAAGTTCTGAATTCTCTTTCTTAGAAATTTTAGCCAAGCTGTAACTTTGCCATGTTATCATCTCTGTAGGGGAAGGATGAGATGCTGGGCCGTACTGTTTGCATCCCAATGGTGAAACTGAATCCAGGCACGGATCAGACACCTAAACTTCTGTGGCATCCCATCATCCAGAAGGGTCAGAGGGCAGGGGAGGCACTGTTGGCTGCTGAACTTATCCTTAAAGACAAGGTTTGCAATCAAATTGAACCAGAATAGGCTACTTCAAAGTGTTTAAAACAAGAATATActttaacaaattaaaaaaaaatgttttaccccttcagtttgtttgttgtagaCATATCTGTCCATTCATTTATCTTATGAAACCCCCATATTTTAAAGCATTAATTGCTAATTATTGATTACTTGTTATTTGAAGGGATTTACATCATCTTCACATGCTCATTGTTGGTCTTCCAGTTTAATTAAACTAAAAATGATGGGGGTGAATGCATAGAGGTAATCCATACTCTTTTCTCTGTAGTCGGGCGATTCAGatcttcctctggttcctccaAAGAGAGCAGAGAACCTCTACATGGTTCCACAGGGCATCCGGCCTGTGGTGCAGCTCACTGCTGTGGAGGTAATACACAACCTTAAATGCTGTTACTGTGAACTCATAGCTTTGACTCTAAATCACCCTTTGTGTGAATCCCTGTATCCAGATTCTGGCATGGGGTCTGAGGAACATGAAATCTTACCAGCTGGCCTCAGTGTCTTCACCCAGCCTGGTGGTGGAGTGCGGCGGGCAGAGGGTGGAGTCGGCCATCATCAAGAACATGAAAAAGAGCCCCAACTTCCCCAGCTCTGTCCTCTTCATCAAAGTGGTAATGTCAGGTTTACACAACCTACAGAGTTTGTGTGGGAATTACGGGAACACGTCCCTGGGATGGAGAACTTCAATACTTTTTCTCTCTACTCTCCATCCAGCTCATCCCAAAGGATGAGATGTACACACCTCCCATTGTGCTGAAGGTGATCGATCACCGTCCATTTGGCAGGAAGCCTGTGGTTGGTCAGTGCACCATCACATCTCTGGAGGGGTTCAGATGTGACCCGAATGTCATTACTGCAGACGGAGCCATGTCTTCCAAAAGTAAGGAGGCACATGAAAAAGTACAAATTGCTGTGATATtccgagacagagagagaaaaggccttgttttaatgttgtccTCTGGTCATTGACAGTGTCCCTGATGATGGCTTCCCCTGGCAAACATGTCTCTATTAACATGGATGAAAAGAGACCATTGCTAGAAGCTCAGGTAAACTCTATGATGTTCTACCACAACCAATTCATAATTCCTTGTGCAGATCTTtataaagctgttttttttagacatgaattctggaaaatgtcagcaaaattGCGTGCAGACATcttccagagtttgcctttcacacgatgacaaacgcagcaggagattgtccgagtcagacgcgttcacaccaaaaggaaaatctccggaacattctgtggcgtctgggaagagcctgcaggaggcaggacgtggcGATAACTCTGCTGCGGAAAGCTGCAGTGTTTAGTCTACAATCGACACGCCCACTCATTCGCTgaggttttcctgctgtattctaaCATGGGgtcactcggacattctccggaaatTTTACTAGAGGAGCTGGAAGGAAAAGTAACGGCCAACGTCCGAAGCAACATCTGCGGACAACATGCGTTCTCACATaaagcccctctggaaaagtttcaggaaaaatgtccgggcttcagtgcatgtctgaaagcagcatatGGAACTTTTGGTTTTTACTCTTTCTGAAAACATACTGAGTTGCCTCTGTTCACTAGTCGCAGAATTTTACTCTCATCAAATTTTACAAACTTTATTACTCTGGCTTACAGTTCATGTACAGCATGTCAGCTGCTGTCAACAAAATGGCTTCTCCTACCTCCCACTTTGTATGTATGATTACCTATTACAGCTTTCTAATTCACATGGCTGGGTACCAAGGCTGAGATCACTTAATCCACAGCACGACAGCAAGCTCAACTAATGCCTCATAGTAATGACAGTGTTATCAATGTATATGGGAATTGTCACAACAACTGTAATTGTACTTGTCACCAATTTAATGAGCACAttttaattatctttaaaacatttaactGGGAATAAATTAGGCCCTCAAGCATGTCACTCACATGGAAGTTGAGTTTGCTATTAAATCATCATTGTGGCAGAAGCCCTGTTTTCATAATTC
This Scophthalmus maximus strain ysfricsl-2021 chromosome 16, ASM2237912v1, whole genome shotgun sequence DNA region includes the following protein-coding sequences:
- the LOC118287570 gene encoding myoferlin-like isoform X4, producing MLRVVVDSAKGLPKKKLGSPDPITSVIFKDEKKKTKSIDNELNPVWNEVLEFDLKGTALEPSSYIDVIVKDYETIGKNKFLGSTKISLRDLASGQVRSLPSKNVPLVNESGQSIGATINLVIGYEPPPSAAPNPNDPQEGDTSMDAGGGGVDGVDETLPDGGQIGSAGEPSRTGQAVNLRQRLVRTQNRHRLVNKPQDFQIRVRIIEARQLSGNNIKPVVKVHVCGQTHRTRIKRGNNPFFDEMFFYNVHMLPSDLFDQSLSFRVYDSYSLRADSLMGEFKLDVGYVYDEPAHCVMRKWVLLNDPDDSSSGAKGYLKVSLFVVGTRDEPPVEKRESSDDIDDIESNLLVPAGVNLRWATLSLKVFRAEDVPQMDDAFVQTLKEMFGGDENKKNLVDPFLEARFAGKKLCTQIIEKNANPEWNQALHLQVKFPSMCESVKLTVFDWDRMTGNDAIGTTYLNLARIASSGGEIEAKSGEAEVGFLPVFGPCFVNLYGSPREFTGLPDPYEDLNHGKGEGVAYRGRILVELSTKLEGKVDKPVDSIHSDDILVAQKYQRRRKYCLCAVFHSASMIQEPGEPIQFEVSIGNYGNKLDTTCKPLASTTQYSCAVFDGNHYYYLPWANTKPVVVVTSFWEDISHRLDSVNIILYIVHRLQSNLEAFKTAILAKVSDNQLVEVWLKLLNQLIEDLESFPTPELEGRSNLTSLDIQIKKLRDSALTAILNGVRHMREESMEIRDTLSDIECWADKLQMLAEEPQSSMPDVIIWMLRGEKRVAYSRIPAHQVLFSTYSEQACGQHCGKTQTIILQYPMDKEKGLKVPVQIRVNMWLGLSAHEKKFNSFSEGTFSVFAELYENQAKVFGNWGTTGLVGRHKYSDVTGKLKLKQEYFMPPRGWEWEADWLIDPEKALLTEADAGHTEFMDEVFQNETRFPGGEWKAASEPFTDVNGEKSRNPGEFDCPPGWTWEDEWNVDDNRAVDDQGWEYGVTIPPDDKPRSWVPTEKVYHVHRRRRLVRPRKRATLPGGTPVERQDRGDPEGWEFSSLIGWKFHRKERSGDTFRRRRWRRKMGPEDRLGASAIFQLEGALGVDTEEKEKGSKAGSSKLFGANTPTVSCAFDRPYVYHLRVYIYQARNMSSMDKDSFSDPYAHISFLHVSKTTEKLRATLNPTWDQTLIFSDVEIYGDPQNISNHPPDVVVEFYDHDQVGKDEMLGRTVCIPMVKLNPGTDQTPKLLWHPIIQKGQRAGEALLAAELILKDKSGDSDLPLVPPKRAENLYMVPQGIRPVVQLTAVEILAWGLRNMKSYQLASVSSPSLVVECGGQRVESAIIKNMKKSPNFPSSVLFIKVLIPKDEMYTPPIVLKVIDHRPFGRKPVVGQCTITSLEGFRCDPNVITADGAMSSKMSLMMASPGKHVSINMDEKRPLLEAQLEEKEKETVDWWSKFYASTGDQDKCAPYLKKGYDTLKVYDEELEDVPQFKGLTDFCNTFKLLRGKNENGDDDPSVVGEFKGSFKVYPLPDDPGVSAPMRQFRELPDSGPQECLVRIYVVRAIDLQPKDNNGRCDPYIKISLGKNTIDDRDHYLPNTIYPVFGRMFEMTCYLPQDKDLKISVYDYDLLTRDEKVGETVIDLENRFLSRYNSYCGLPQTYCTSGINQWRDQLKPSQILENMARLKGLSKPRTEDNGTSLTFNGKDYTLAQFENNREPHQHLGPARERLCLHVLRTQGLVPEHVETRTLYSSFQPNLSQGKLQMWVDVFPKSIGLPGPPFDITPRKAKKYFLRAVVWNTTDVTLDEASITGEHMSDIYIKGWMPGMEEDKQKTDVHYRSLDGDGNFNWRFIFDFEYLPAEQLCLVSKKEHFWSLDKTEFRIPPKLIVQIWDNDKFSLDDYLGTLELDLRDLVAPAKTPEKCGLAMMDDLEMGTPHKTELAKSLFAQQSVRGWWPCSIEQDGKKVLGGKVEMTLEIVSEADADERPAGKGRDEPNMNPKLDPPKRPETSFFWFTNPCKTMKFIVWRRYRCLFIGIILLVIVLLFIAILLYSLPNYISMKIVNPLK